One genomic window of Fusarium keratoplasticum isolate Fu6.1 chromosome 3, whole genome shotgun sequence includes the following:
- a CDS encoding NACHT-sigma domain-containing protein, protein MISADPSSLSYRFYNAPLMRRLRARFPRRKQHQTGGNSPEIHQQQETSHGHDPPGPPSRHDTDLRPPSESTPVPSFPDGVEVLHDCRDATIDICFVHGLTGNRDSTWTAHGQSKPWPETLLPPKLSKARVLTYGYDAYIVRKSVASTNGLIDHAANLLNDLSTDRACPNASSRPLVFVAHSLGGLVCKEAILLSRNNPEPHLRGIFDCTKGIVFLGTPHRGSWMADWARIPASALGIVKSTNKSLLKILETEDKYLQSIQDRFWSMVREQQKAGRDLEVTCFFEELPLPGVGKVVSKDSATLESYNAISIHANHSNMVKFSSVDDNGFKRLLGELIRWESQIRNSAARQPRRPIEETLIHKSANSSFNNFGPGDQLNAPGGTVNKSIGSGNQFPGATFTGSVQFGKEGS, encoded by the coding sequence ATGATCTCCGCCGACCCGAGCTCCCTTTCCTACCGATTCTATAACGCAccgctgatgaggagattgcGAGCGAGATTTCCGCGGCGGAAACAGCATCAGACTGGCGGCAATTCGCCGGAAATTCATCAACAGCAGGAGACAAGCCACGGTCACGACCCGCCTGGTCCTCCATCGCGCCACGACACAGACCTCCGGCCACCCTCTGAGAGCACTCCAGTTCCCTCCTTCCCGGATGGAGTTGAAGTCTTGCACGACTGCCGCGACGCCACGATCGACATCTGCTTTGTCCACGGTCTGACTGGCAATCGGGACAGCACCTGGACCGCCCATGGGCAGTCCAAACCCTGGCCCGAGACGCTCCTGCCGCCCAAGCTCAGCAAGGCTCGCGTACTCACGTACGGCTACGACGCGTACATCGTGCGGAAATCGGTCGCATCGACAAATGGGCTGATCGATCATGCCGCGAACCTCTTGAACGACCTGTCGACCGACAGAGCCTGTCCCAATGCGTCCTCTCGACCGCTAGTCTTTGTTGCCcacagcctcggcggcctcgtcTGCAAGGAAGCCATTCTTCTCTCCCGAAACAACCCCGAACCACATCTCCGGGGCATATTCGACTGCACCAAGGGCATCGTATTCCTGGGCACGCCTCACAGGGGATCCTGGATGGCCGACTGGGCCAGGATACCGGCTTCGGCcctcggcatcgtcaagtCCACCAACAAGTCGTTGTTGAAGATCTTGGAGACAGAAGACAAGTACCTCCAGTCCATTCAAGATCGGTTCTGGTCTATGGTACGGGAACAGCAGAAGGCCGGCCGGGATCTCGAGGTTACGTGCTTCTTTGAAGAACTGCCCTTGCCTGGGGTCGGAAAAGTCGTCTCCAAGGACTCGGCTACCCTTGAGAGTTACAACGCGATCAGCATCCACGCCAACCATAGCAACATGGTCAAGTTTAGCTCCGTGGACGATAATGGCTTCAAAAGGCTACTTGGCGAGCTGATTAGATGGGAATCGCAAATCAGGAACTCAGCTGCCAGGCAACCAAGACGACCGATAGAAGAAACCCTGATACACAAGTCGGCCAACTCGTCCTTCAACAACTTTGGCCCCGGCGACCAACTCAACGCTCCTGGCGGTACCGTGAACAAGAGCATAGGCAGTGGCAACCAATTTCCGGGGGCTACTTTCACTGGGTCTGTGCAATTTGGCAAGGAAGGCTCTTGA